One window of the Pseudofrankia sp. DC12 genome contains the following:
- the kdpF gene encoding K(+)-transporting ATPase subunit F codes for MSAENVVGLVLAVGLAVFLFIALLFPERF; via the coding sequence GTGAGCGCGGAGAACGTTGTCGGCCTTGTTCTCGCTGTCGGTCTGGCTGTTTTCCTGTTTATCGCCCTGTTGTTCCCGGAGCGTTTCTAG